In Zonotrichia leucophrys gambelii isolate GWCS_2022_RI chromosome 6, RI_Zleu_2.0, whole genome shotgun sequence, one genomic interval encodes:
- the PRKG1 gene encoding cGMP-dependent protein kinase 1 isoform X6, producing MKILKKRHIVDTRQQEHIRSEKQIMQSAHSDFIVRLYRTFKDSKYLYMLMEACLGGELWTILRDRGSFEDSTTRFYTACVVEAFAYLHSKGIIYRDLKPENLILDHRGYAKLVDFGFAKKIGFGKKTWTFCGTPEYVAPEIILNKGHDISADYWSLGILMYELLTGSPPFSGPDPMKTYNIILRGIDMIEFPKKIAKNAANLIKKLCRDNPSERLGNLKNGVKDIQKHKWFEGFNWEGLRKGTLTPPIIPSVASPTDTSNFDSFPEDSDEPPPDDNSGWDIDF from the exons ATGAAGATCCTGAAGAAGCGGCACATCGTGGACACGCGGCAGCAGGAGCACATCCGCTCCGAGAAGCAGATCATGCAGAGCGCCCACTCCGACTTCATCGTCAG GCTCTACAGGACGTTCAAGGACAGCAAGTACCTGTACATGCTGATGGAGGCCTGCCTGGGGGGAGAGCTCTGGACAATTctcagggacag GGGTTCATTCGAGGATTCCACCACCAGGTTCTACACGGCGTGCGTGGTGGAAGCCTTTGCCTACTTGCATTCCAAAGGGATCATTTATAGGGACCTCAAGCCAGAGAACCTCATCCTGGATCACCGAGGTTATGCCAAGCTG GTCGATTTTGGCTTTGCAAAGAAAATAggatttggaaagaaaacatggaCTTTTTGTGGCACCCCGGAGTACGTAGCCCCCGAGATCATCCTGAACAAAGGTCATGACATTTCAGCAGACTACTGGTCCCTGGGAATCCTGATGTATGAGCTCCTGACTGGCAG TCCCCCTTTCTCAGGCCCAGACCCCATGAAGACCTATAACATCATATTAAGGGGAATAGACATGATTGAATTTCCAAAGAAGATTGCCAAAAATGCTGCTAACTTAATTAAAAAACTATGCAG GGACAATCCATCAGAAAGATTAGGGAACTTGAAAAATGGAGTGAAAGATATCCAAAAGCACAA ATGGTTTGAAGGCTTTAACTGGGAAGGGTTACGGAAAGGGACACTGACACCTCCCATAATCCCAAGT GTCGCGTCTCCCACGGACACGAGCAACTTTGACAGCTTCCCAGAGGACAGTGACGAGCCACCCCCTGACGACAACTCAGGATGGGACATagatttttaa
- the DKK1 gene encoding dickkopf-related protein 1 → MEGTTMRGLVALLAALSCAAPAGRAAAPGAALSSNAIKGPPPGGAAETSAAPAPPFDGSNKAPPAATRQPFPCTEDEECGPEEFCGSAARGGGAPLCLGCRRRRKRCLRDAMCCPGMSCSNGLCTPLEPPHGAAELDETGTEALPRRTPAPAWLPTAKGEEGDFCLRSSDCAAGLCCARHFWSKICKPVLREGQVCTRHRRKGSHGLEIFQRCQCAEGLACRGQREHGPADASRLHTCQRH, encoded by the exons ATGGAGGGCACCACGATGCGGGGGCTGGTGGCGCTGCTGGCGGCGCTGAGCtgcgcggccccggcggggcgggcggcggcgcctggggctgccctgagctccaacGCCATCAAGGGACCCCCCCCGGGAGGGGCGGCGGAGACCAGCGCCGCCCCCGCACCCCCGTTCGACGGCAGCAATAAAGCACCGCCGGCCGCCACCCGACAG CCTTTCCCGTGCACCGAGGACGAGGAGTGCGGCCCCGAGGAGTTCTGCGGGAGCGCGGCCCGCGGCGGGGGAGCCCCGCTGTGCCTGGGCTGCCGGCGGCGCCGCAAGCGCTGCCTGCGCGATGCCATGTGCTGCCCCGGCATGAGCTGCAGCAACG GGCTCTGCACGCCCCTGGAGCCGCCGCACGGAGCGGCCGAGCTGGACGAGACGGGCACCGAGGCGCTGCCCCGACGGACGCCCGCTCCCGCCTGGCTGCCCACGGCCAAAG GAGAGGAGGGCGACTTCTGCCTGCGCTCGTCGGACTGCGCGGCCGGGCTGTGCTGCGCCCGCCACTTCTGGTCCAAGATCTGCAAGCCGGTGCTGCGGGAGGGCCAGGTGTGCACCCGGCACCGCCGGAAAGGCTCGCACGGCCTCGAGATCTTCCAGCGCTGCCAGTGCGCCGAGGGGCTGGCGTGCCGCGGGCAGCGGGAGCACGGCCCGGCCGACGCCTCCCGCCTGCACACCTGCCAGCGCCACtga